The DNA window ATATCAAAGATATACCTGAAAATCAATATTATTTGTTATCATTTTCTTCAAGGTTGGTCTTCCTTACTCATCATCCACAAACTTATTATATAACTAAATGTAAAATAACCTTTTATCAACAATCTGACTCCACAATCGATTGCTTTCGTAGTTAAGCGAATGATCTTTCTCGAGCAGTTTTGCCATTAACCCACTTTTGTAATTCTCAAAGGAATCATCATCAAGCCCATCCTGCAGTCACATAAATTCCTTAGAACACAGGTCTTTTAATTTGGAAAATAGTGGGGTGTGTTTACAATTTCTTGAGCACCCAAATCATGTCAAATTTAATGCAATTCATGAGGGAGCCATTAGTCTCAGAACAATGAGATAGAAGGAACCAGGAATACTAACCAACAATTCTTCAACGCCATCTATGAAGTTGTCAATTCTACCTTGCACATAAATTGGGTCGTACTCAGATGATTGAACACAGaaacaaaacccaaaaatacggTATGTTAACCGTAGGCTACATTCGACAACATAACCAAGCTGCTCTTTTGTCCTGTATCCAGATAcacacaaataaataaacaaatgaagataaataaagaaacaaatataaatacaacCCATAAAAGGCCATGGAAAGTGAAAACATATTTTCGTTAACAAATGTTAGACGGTCAAATGCAAGAACTAAAATAGCATTCAATAGTCACCTCAGCTGATTGAAAAGCGGCTCGTCCACAATTTCTTCAAAAAGATCAATTAAAGCTTTCAATTTGATTGATCCCAACCCAAGATCTTGCTCAATTTGAAAATATAGCTGCATGAATACCAAATTAAGAAACAGGAGAAGTTTGTTAGAAATTTCAAAAAACAATTATCCATGAAAAACGACAAACAAAAATAATCCAACTGAAATTACCTCAACCACAGAATTCTTTTCTGACTTGTTCTTTACACTAACATCTCTAACTAGATTGGCACTGGATGGAAGGCAAATAACGCGTTCAGCGTGCCTCAGCTCAATGGGAAGTGGATTTACTATAAAGTTCATCttaaatatatttgatatgttaattgcttcttcttctgaaaTATTTCCATGGCATAGACCCTCAATGTATAGCTGTCCAAAGTTGATGTAAAGGAATAAATTTCAAacaatttattgatataaactAGAGAACTATAATATATCATGGAACTCATGTTTAAAAACCAagtaattaaaaactaataaacaaAGAACAAGCTACCAAGAAGTAGCTATTTTCTTGTAAATGTAAGCATTATCAAGCTGAGACATGAGATTCTCATACACATAAACAGAACAAGTGCATCAAACAAAGTAGTTATATtaagtttaaggtttagggtttaaggataTAATAACACTTCCCATGcatgtattttttgaaaacattattcttttttacaagaaataaaataaaataaaacttgacAATAAAAGACTGTAAAATAGTCCAAACAATAACATATAAGATTAAATATTTCATGCCTACCTCGGAGCGAAGTTCAGGGATAAATGCAATCAAATCATCAAGAAATAAATCATTTAGATGATGCAGCTTCTCCTCAATGTCATAAAAGCTCTGGCACAAAACTTGCAATCTCAAATATGCCGAATGACTTAAAGGCTTCATGTTGGTATTCTTCAAAGTTCTcttcatgtcttcttttataaCCTGAACAATAATGATTGGTTCATTATAATCAACAAAGCAAACAGAACTATGAAACAGGGCAAAAAGGATAACATAGACATTTTGATAAGAGATAAAAGGAAATATGTGATGTACCTCAAATCGATCGCCAGTAGGAATAAAGGATCTAGCTACTGATAAAACTTTAGATAAGAGAATGGGAAGCTTCTCATTGAAACCATAGACCTTCAGTTCCAGTTTGTCGCCAACATAGGAGACAGAAGTTTCTAACTTTGCAATACTAGCCTGCACACATAGACACATGTTGTATAAAGTCCtttaaaaataagattgaaGTAACTACATTCACCAACAGTTTCTTAGATTGCCtaagattatttaattttaactcGAGCCAAATCTTATGATACAAAAATTTGCACATATAAACTAGCAGATGATATTTTGGAAAGctggaatgaaaaaaaaaaaacaaagtaaTTAGTTAGGAGTTTGAATAGTCAGTTAAGAGTGGAAGCCTCTCTCTTATAAAGATACCTTTTTCTCAATTAATCAGTTTACATGCTTAAGGTATGAAGCTATGTAGTAAATAGAATTACCTAGTGAATctattcagaaacaaaaatgtACGAAGGACAGAAATCCTCCAAACAAGAGAGAAGTAAACAAATAACCGAAACAACAGAAAATTTCTGAATGAGCAACATGTTTTGATGGAGGATATATAATATAGACGAATGGCTCTACTTTTAGTGTCAAGCAAGACAGATGATTAACCTGATATATGACTTCATTCAACTCATCtttaagaagaagaatgaacaATTCAGACAATACACAACTCCGGGCATTAGCATATCCACCCTTCAAGTTAATCCGAAAATATGTATTGGCACGAGGAACTTTGAAAGTACTATCCAACTTGTACCAGAATTTGATCAATGCTTCATCAACTATACATCTAGGAGAAGTTGAATTTGCAAACTCATCACATGTGTCACCAGAACGTATAGAAAAATCACTTGGAATGAACTCATTTTTTGATGGAAGATGTAGTGAGGCCTCAATTTCTGGAGGATTTCTCCATAACTCCATTAAATCTTGAGCAATGTCTTCTTCAACATAACGTGAACCAAACCAAGGTTCACATTGGACATCTGCAAAGTAGCACCATCAAGTTGTTCAATCATCATGATGGAAATATAACTTCCAGATATATTTTGTTAACAATTGAGTTTAGTTATCAATTCCCAATGGTTCAACATAACAGATTAACAGTGAAAGAAATAAATAGAAGTGCCAACTAGCCAAAGGTGAAAAGATAACTCACGTTCCGACTTAAGGAACAACTTCGAAACAACATCTACTCTCATGTTTTCTGGAATGAAGAAACCAAGAAGTTGCTTTATCAACTGTTCGTCCCAAGTCTGGTAAACATATTCACCATATATGACATGCTCTGGTGGATAAAAGAGTAAATTTTctgcacaaaaaaataattcaaataagccagaaaaatataacaaatctGCATAGGAAGTATCTAAACTTTCAAAATATATTGTAATTGGGTTGAAAGCATAACAAATAAATATTCAGTTTTTGCTATAAACACAAAATGACagcaatttttttaatcttctaTCATATGTTGCATTTTCTCTATATCCTATTGATTAACAAACGACTTAAGAAAACAACTCCAAGCAGATAAATTAGAAACCTGAGAGTTCAGCAGCATAATCATCTTGTGGTTGCTCTTCTGCAAATCTAAAATCCATTTTTCCAATGCTTTGAAGTTCTTTGAATATCCATTCTTGTGGAGGAATTTGATGCAATAACTTCAGGTATTGATAGACAAAGCCAATGATATCAAAGATCTGGGAAGTGAAATCAAAGTTAAGCCATATTGAAGAGAAGTAATTTGTAGAAACTGGAAAGCATAAGCTGATCTGAATGATCACACAAGTTAATTTACCCATCAACTGGTCAATACTGTTTTCACACTAGTCTATTGactgaaaaattttaatccaatataataataataataataaagctgaaattgaaataaatcttaTGTTTGAGGGCCCACTAAACACACTACTTGCTCTTACTCTCTTCTATCTGAAAGGCCATACAAGTGATGAGATTATGATCACCTTTTCAACACCAGAGTCAGTGAGGTTTATGGACACAACAAAGATATAAGCTATAGTTGACCGATAAGTTCCTTCATCCCCAACACCGGCAGAGAGAGATGTAGCCCAACCTTTAGCCTTGAGAAAGGAAAGCAAGCTTCCCTTGCCCTCTGAAAGGTTGATTATGTTATTGTTAATGAAAGCCGCACAAGAAAATGTCCAGACTTAGATTTgagataaaaatatagattGACAAAATGAGAAGTAAAACTTCCATTGGAAAACAAAAGTAGAGACCATAAAAAGGAAATTGTgatgaaagaatgagaaaaacaTATCATCAAAATCATATACCAAAACCACTTTCCATTGCATGTAAAGTGGTTAAGCTCTTAAACATAGTAACTTCTACACATATGAAAAAAATCCTATTGCAGAAAACaaattttcataataattttaagttgGAACAAAAACTGGTGAAGATGTATATACACAAACAGAAGACTGGCTTTTGCTTAAGatgcaaaaaaaaatacatgacAACAGATACAAGCGTATACAAAGTTATAAAGTATGCAGTCTTAACTGTCAAGTATCACTGTATCAGCTATTCATCCATAATGAGATATCTTACCATGCCCAAGAAGATGAGCTAAATAATCCTGCGGTTTCTTCAAATACTCCTGGTGTAGACAGGGAAGTGTCCACAATAAGTCGAGGATATGAACATCTTTGACAGCTTCTAGCCAGTAAACTTTACCAGATTTCCAAATAGGACCTTCTGCACTGAACTTGGGGTTCACTTGAGGACCCTTTCTGATAGCACCAAATAATTCCGCAACCCAACTCTCAAGCACATCAAGAGGGTCTACACATTTATACATAAAGCACATCACTATAAAGAATAAACATACCAGCATATATTGGTCTCAATCCTAATCCTGGCGTGAGTtgttaaaacaaataaatctcATTTTTGTAGAAGATAAATCTATGATGAATCTAATCTTGAGCCTAGTATAATTATTTCTCAACTATTAATAAATGTATAAGTGggaatggaaaaaaaaaaactaagcaCCTTATTATTGCTGGAAGAAAAacattactaaaataaaattgtaaaactTTAAATTGAATAATGGTGTAGGTAAGTAGGAATTCACCTCCACCAATAACAACAAGCTTCATTAATCCACCATGGTAATAATCTTTGTATAGTTTGAATATTTGCTCCCGCAAATTAACACCCTTCTCCATAGCATCAACCAAGCTCTTCTTATTGCCTTCATGTACATGGAAAAGAAATGAAATAGTAATTTAATTATACAAAGAAATCTAAATATCTAATTGACCATGTAATAGATGAACAACACTTTTATGGCATACCCCAAAAGAATCTGTTTAAAGGATGACCAACAGCAGAAGTATGGCATTGAAGTTGTTGAAGACGGCAAGCATCGCTTTGCAAAGCCTGGTTAAATTCTATGTTCAGTTTTGTATACCATTATGGTATACCAAAAACATTATCAGCAAACTGCAGATAAGAAAATCTGAGCGCTTTCTAGAATCATAATTAAAGTGAAAATCTGCATAATTGGATTATAATGAGACATACCTGAATCTACTGCCTGTACTTCTcgctccatggcctccatttttaCAAGAGGTGAAATAAAGAACTGAGAAAATCTGATAAGAGAAGAAAGACCAAACAAAAGTTTAAAAAGAAGTCTAGCATACCTATCAAGAGGATTGAAAATTCCAAGGACCtcataaaattatcaaaattgaatCATTAGATTCATTTAGCTATGTTTAAGTGcaataaaaacaacaaatattgataataaaaatattataaccCAAATCACCAGAAAATGTTTTACCAAGAAAAAtgagatgaataaaataatCAGTATGTAGAATAAAGATCACTAGATTTTATGTCTATAGTCTTGTATTTTAACAAACATTGAGGAGGGATATTGATTCTTATGTCCGTCTATAGCAAGTCTTGTGGGATAGGATTAGGTGTTTTGTTTAGAGGGGTAATCTCTTTGATATGTAGAGATAGAGTAGAGAACTTTGTACTTTTGATGCACTCTGTTAATCTCAATTTTTTCATTGAGGATATCTTGTCCTCTACCCTCTATGTAAtgttttgttttatgttttcaaACAAATGATGTCAACAATTTGATAGGATTTGAATCCTCtaaattttggattttactttagagggtaaagtgtgatctttcatcatttatttcataggtgggacaaagaaaaaatatgagagagaaactattcaaggatgaaagatcacactttattctctaaagtgaaaattcaaaatttagaggatccaaattcaATTTGATAAATAGTAGAGGATTCTTTAACAGAAATGTCCTGTTAACTTCTATTAAACTGCATTTGCTAAAAGCTATGCATGATCAACAGATACAATATGGATTCACGCACAGTTCACAACCAATGCATGATCAACATATACAATATGGATTTACATACAATTCACAACCAGCATCACAAGATGAAATTCAAGTTCAAATTTTAAGGTAAGAATTGGGAAGAGCCTTTATGCAAAAATGGATGCATAACAAAGTGCAATAGACAGGACTTTTCATGTCCTCACAACGGAAAGCAAGATTTACCTTCTCAAGGCACCCTTCAAAAACTCTGGCTTTACTTCAAAATGGTAGCATGTATGTTCAGTCTCTGTATATGCATTTGAGGAGCCACCGTGCTTGGATAAATAGCTATCATACTAGCAATAAAAACAGTCAAGCTGCTAGGCAAATTAACTGCACGTTGTAGTCTTGGAACAAATTACAAGGTGTACGCTTATGTTACATTCAAAGAAATGAATCAAATTAATGCTAATTAATTTTGGCCTTTTTAAGTTTGATGAAAGTACAAAAAAAGGGACTATGCTACGTGTCACCGaaatcagccactaaagtcagccaccagtataaaatacatgccGGAATACAAATACaggttgaaaataaattaaatcacacatgtatttatacacaaatacattggtggctagttttagtggctgattttggtAATACGAAtagcatttttgaaaaaaaagaagctaAGATTGAAAACACTTCATGGATAGCTTTTTTTTTGGGattgtttctttttctcttataatgaggattttttatttattcatcatCCTGTCTTAATGATATTCttcatttattaaaaataaataaatgaagttGGCTGAGCTGGGCCAAGTTGCAAAAGATGCTTGAGGGATCATTTAGACCAAAAACATGAGGGATAGAATATATTGAAGCTTGAGGGATCacttagacaaaaaaaaaaacaaaaaaaaaacatgaggGGAAAAAGCCCCAAAGgacataattttgaatttcacaagaattttttattcatttgttgATGCTTTGGAAAGACCCTAACAGACAATGTGGTATTCATTTAATTAATGCGACAATTGGTTACAGccaaaatcctgcatgccctgaTATATATACAATACATTCTTCCACCCAAGGCTTCATATAAGCGCaaaataaagggaaaaaaaaggaCATTATAATGCAAAATTAACATTAATTCTACAATATTATGTCATAACAGGCAACAACAAGTCTTTACGCTACAGTTCTATCTCCTCTTAACCAACACAAACATATTCTAGATAAAATTATTTGATCCTTTAGTTCGGCAAAATCATAAATGCATACTTTCCCAAATATAGGGAGGAAACGAGATAAATTCAAATGCATGACAAGACAAGACCCAAACTGACCTCGTTTTCATCCGGGAATTCTTCACTCCCCATGAAGAGCATGTGCTCTGTAAACCAATTACAAAAATGGTAACTTCAAGAAATCGAAAACCTTCCTCTTAGGAGCTAGGACGTCTCTAGAAGGAACTGGTTAAAAGAATGAAATGTTTTACAaatataatgtaaaatataaCTTCCAAACCTAGAAAATGTGCCAGTCCCTGTGCTTCAAAAGGATCCGAAAAGCTGCCAATTCCTACACACATGGCTGCTGCCGCCTGCTACAACAAAAATCACAAGTCTTACCGCATTCATATTGAAGTACAAAACCATGATATACACAAGTAACACAACTCAGCATCATATCAAGCGATAAAAGTGCTTATTTTTTAGAGTAAAAGAGCATTGCAACAAACTCGACCATAAACTTTTACACAAGTATGCATGCCACAATCTCAATTGATAATCCATCCTTTAAATAACCTTTAATCTAGAGTTCTAGACCCTTTGGTATTAAGCATTAAAGATCATAATCAGATATTTCACACATAAATCATACCCTAACCTTGCCAACTACTTTCCCTATATAAAGTAAAAAGTAACAATCCACTAACCTAGTTCAAGAACCAAgcaataaaattgaaataggAAGGACaatgaaaatttcaaaaattgcagCAATTTTCAACTTCATATAAGCAAAAACCTTTTTAGTCTGAGCAGCAGCATCCTTATTCCCATCTATATCCATTCCagtttcttctccttcctcttcttcttcttcttcatcatcttcttcgtcttcttcatcttcatcatcatcatcatcttcttcttcatcttcatcttcttcatcatctgCTTCATCTTCATCTTGGAGAGGACCTTGAGGGAAAATCTCGGGATCGTGAACAATCAAAGCTTGAAGTCCGTTAGAGAGGTGTAAGAGGCGGTAAAAACGACGGTCGTTAGGGGACTTGAAAACGACGTCGTCAGAAGAGAAAGTTACAAGAGCAGGATTAGAAGCTTCGATGACCATTGTATGAATGTTGGTGGTTCGTGGTTTGAGTTGGTTGGAATTGGAACAGAAAGAACGAAGAAAGGAAGAAGCAGTGTGAAATGGTGAGAGTGAAAGAGAAGAAGTAGTCTTTAAGCTCAGAACCCGCAACTCGCAACCCCAAAATGTGTTATAAGCCAGTGCGGCGGCTCTTGGGCTTCTCTTTTTTCCTCTACTCGGTGTTAGTAGGCCTAAGGCACCAACCAAGGCCATGTTTGGATAATTatatcctaatcctaaatcctaaattttttaatttggatgCCAAAACTATACCCAATTACTTGTATGAtatgaaaattctaattaataatttaattaaaaactaaaataaataattaatttaatatgaaaaaccAATCTTTTTATCATTTTGAGCTTTCTTTTATCACAAATTAGTAGTAAACCCGTACACTTGTACGATTTCAAAACAGAtctcttttttcaatttaaaaaataattatagtaTTATTGTAATCAATTTATACTTTGTATGTAACAAATCTAATTAGTGTGCAAATAGCATTATTTCAAttcactttttttataaaaattagttaaatcaaATTGGAGATATTTAACCTTTGCAATTCAAATGGGAGGAGGAATTCATCTTTTGCATATATACTATTATATCTTGAGTAAAATATTTCtcacataataaaaataataatataattaaacttaaactATTGTATTTTTTCAAGATAACTTTAAtcctttttactattttaaagtatttaaagagattgaaaacaaaaaaaagcataaaaattttaaaacagaaaaataaatttcttaatATCTTTACACGATAATTTGACTGTTTCTAAAAACATACATAATTGtttatatattatctttaaCTATTACACATTGTGGTagtgtttgttttgaggtattgaGACAGAAACTAGGAGACTGAGACTCAATATCATGCTTGTTGGTTCAGAGACttgtactaaaatttctgtctccgtctttaaaattttaatatttcagtaccttcaaaaaatagaaacgtatgggactaaaatttttagagatggagactgaaactttaataatattttatacctaaaataccttcatttcaattaattaatttcaattttaccctttgtacaaattaaattagaatttcattcttattttaatttttgtctccTATTTTACACCAAAtagaatactgagatttatttcaatctctgtctcttaggtagcgtttgttttgaggtattgggacagagactgagagacggagactcagtatcatgtttgttgacTTAGAaattggtactaaaatttctgtctctgtccctaaaatttcagtatttcactacctccaaaaagtgaggacacaggggactgaaatttttagagacagaaactgaaactttaataacattttatacctaaaatacccttatctcaattaattaatttcaaatttactttttgtacaaattaaattagagtttcattcttgttttcatATCTATCTCCCACTTTGTACCAAACAGAATATTGAAATttatttctgtctctgtctcttagtcttTGTCTCTCAGTCTTAGTCTTTCACTCTCTATCTTTCCACCAAATGCTACCTTaatctctgtctctcagtctcagtaATAAGTTGttttttactaaattaaattataattattgtcTTTCATATACTTTAAACTTTTTTAAACATGATACGATCAATAAAAGTTAGATATTAAGCACTACATTTATCCATATGCTCATCCGAAATACtattcaaatattttctaaaaacaAGTTGTAGCTCCTGTCTAATTGTCAATGGGCTAATATGTTGTGTAACAGGTTTAAGCTATATAAACACTTAATATTCTTATAAATAACATCCTGCATAACATCAAAAAATGAAACTAACAACCATACAACGGACCTAAGCaagattataaatataaattaatataatatcttttatttattacacAATTTTATATGGATCACATTGAACTCTGAATCTTTCATACATGTAGTATAAATTCTTGAACTACTAATAAAATtcggtatttttttaaattaataacattAATATAGTTACACAACATAATTAATACAcatcaaaaaaattcaaaatctcaaaCCATacaaacaataaatatattaagattttatataaaaaaagcaaaatatgaaagcttttttttaattagtatacCCAATGATTTAATCTTTCAAGAATCTTCTTCTCTCATGAGATGTCTCAGCTTTCAAGGCAAATTTAATGAATTCTAATGTATTTCAATCCTTAGTATCggtatgtttttctttttggaatgactttttttatatataattaaaatcatcaagtttTCAAACAGCATATAAATTCCATGTTCTGCATTACAGTATAATCTCTAACcactttttaaaacaaaactatccaaatcaaaacaaacaaaaacaacaacataagtaacaataaaatcaataacaaattaGCTATATTATAGGATTCTACTTATCTCTTCCACCCCATTTGCTTggatttttctttccttttcccaTGCATCTCGCCAATATAACACCTCATTCTTCATCTCATCAAagtttaaaatcttattttgaaaaataatactaTTTCTTGTTCTTGATATAGTCCATATTGTTACAAAAATAGAGACTCTCATacctttttttctctttgctATACCCGTCACTGGCCAAACTTCAAAGCATTATTTAGTTGTTCCTGACTATATCCAAATTTGTCTCTAAACTCCAATAATGCAGTCCATAAATTTCACGCTAACctgcaagaaaagaaaagcggTGCATCTTCTCCGTCTATCTCCTTGGATCATTCAAATCCCTCTCTACTCTCTTTTTTACTAAATATCCATCCTCAAGTCATTGCATCCTTATTTCGTGTCTGTCTCTCCTTTTTCCATACTTGACTCcactattttattttccatatcAGCTCcttaagttttatatttttctc is part of the Arachis duranensis cultivar V14167 chromosome 1, aradu.V14167.gnm2.J7QH, whole genome shotgun sequence genome and encodes:
- the LOC107473923 gene encoding nardilysin-like; translated protein: MVIEASNPALVTFSSDDVVFKSPNDRRFYRLLHLSNGLQALIVHDPEIFPQGPLQDEDEADDEEDEDEEEDDDDDEDEEDEEDDEEEEEEEGEETGMDIDGNKDAAAQTKKAAAAMCVGIGSFSDPFEAQGLAHFLEHMLFMGSEEFPDENEYDSYLSKHGGSSNAYTETEHTCYHFEVKPEFLKGALRRFSQFFISPLVKMEAMEREVQAVDSEFNQALQSDACRLQQLQCHTSAVGHPLNRFFWGNKKSLVDAMEKGVNLREQIFKLYKDYYHGGLMKLVVIGGDPLDVLESWVAELFGAIRKGPQVNPKFSAEGPIWKSGKVYWLEAVKDVHILDLLWTLPCLHQEYLKKPQDYLAHLLGHEGKGSLLSFLKAKGWATSLSAGVGDEGTYRSTIAYIFVVSINLTDSGVEKIFDIIGFVYQYLKLLHQIPPQEWIFKELQSIGKMDFRFAEEQPQDDYAAELSENLLFYPPEHVIYGEYVYQTWDEQLIKQLLGFFIPENMRVDVVSKLFLKSEHVQCEPWFGSRYVEEDIAQDLMELWRNPPEIEASLHLPSKNEFIPSDFSIRSGDTCDEFANSTSPRCIVDEALIKFWYKLDSTFKVPRANTYFRINLKGGYANARSCVLSELFILLLKDELNEVIYQASIAKLETSVSYVGDKLELKVYGFNEKLPILLSKVLSVARSFIPTGDRFEVIKEDMKRTLKNTNMKPLSHSAYLRLQVLCQSFYDIEEKLHHLNDLFLDDLIAFIPELRSELYIEGLCHGNISEEEAINISNIFKMNFIVNPLPIELRHAERVICLPSSANLVRDVSVKNKSEKNSVVELYFQIEQDLGLGSIKLKALIDLFEEIVDEPLFNQLRTKEQLGYVVECSLRLTYRIFGFCFCVQSSEYDPIYVQGRIDNFIDGVEELLDGLDDDSFENYKSGLMAKLLEKDHSLNYESNRLWSQIVDKRYIFDISKKEAEELKNISKQDVVEWYRTYFRQSSPKCRRLLIRLWGCNTKFEDDVALPETLQAIKDPASFKMSSEFYPNLC